AGTGGGCCGGTGTGATCACCACCCGCAACAACGGCTCGATCGTGGCCGACCGCGCGGGCGTGGCGACGCCGTTCTCGATCATCAACCTGCAGGAGCGCATGAGCTTCTTCGTGCAGCCGACCGAAGAGGTCTACGAGGGCATGGTCATCGGTGAGAACTCGCGCTCCGAAGACATGGACGTGAACATCACCAAGGAGAAGAAGCTCACCAACATGCGCTCCTCCACGGCCGACACGTTCGAGTCGATGACCCCGCCGCGCCGGCTCACGCTCGAGGAGTGCCTCGAGTTCGCGCGCGAGGACGAGTGCGTCGAGGTAACGCCCGAGAACGTGCGCATCCGCAAGGTCGAGCTCGAGGCCTCGCTGCGCGCTCGTGCGGCGTCGCGCCTCAAGAATCAGAAGTAGCCGCCGCGGCTCGCGTATGAGGGCCGCCGCCCGTTCCCCGATCCGGGGAGGGAGGCGGCCCTCGCGCATGTCCGGGGGTGGTGTGGCGGCGCGGGCTCGGGATTGACGTCGCCCGGTCGCGTCACTACCGTGTGGATGACGGCGCGACGAAGGGGACGAGCGTGGACCTCGTGATCCGGATCACCGTCGTGTCGCCCGAATCGGAGGAGCCGGCGTGAGCGAGTTGAGCATCGATCCCGCGGATCCGCGCCCGTCGTTCGAGCAGCTGCGACGGCAGCTGATCGACCGGATCATGACCCGGCGGCTGCCCGAGGGCTCCAAGCTGCCGCCGGTGCGGCGGCTCGCGGCGGATCTCGAGCTCGCGCCGAACACCGTGGCGCGCGCCTACCGTGAGCTCGAGACCGAGGGATACCTCATCACGCGGGGGCGCAACGGCACGATCGTGGCCCCGGTCGCGCCCGCCGACGACGCAGTGCAGGCGCAGGCGGCCGAACTGGTGTCGGCGTACGTGGCGGGGATGCGGGCGCTCGGGTTCGGATCCGAGGCGATCGTGGGCGAGGTGCGCCGGGCTCTGGGATGAGCGCGCTTCGCGCGCTCCGATGACCGAGCCCCGGGCCTGTCGGCGACCGGGTCGACTTCGAGAACCGCGAAGCCGGCTCGGGGCCCCGCCGCCCGTACGCTTCGCGTTGCGCCCCATACGCAGGCCGGTGCGGAGATCCTCCCGTCGTGCACCAGCAGCGACTCGACCCAGGCCTGCGCGTCGTCGGCGGTGAAGACGCGCCCGCCGCGATAG
The genomic region above belongs to Leucobacter muris and contains:
- a CDS encoding GntR family transcriptional regulator codes for the protein MSELSIDPADPRPSFEQLRRQLIDRIMTRRLPEGSKLPPVRRLAADLELAPNTVARAYRELETEGYLITRGRNGTIVAPVAPADDAVQAQAAELVSAYVAGMRALGFGSEAIVGEVRRALG